The sequence ACTGTTGTTCGAGAAGCCGTGAGTCGACTCAAGTCCATCGGCTTGCTCACTTCGCGCCAGGGCTCCGGCGTGTTCGTCGCGCCGCGCCACCAGGCGCGAGCCCTGGCCTTTGATCCGCTGGTGGTCACATCCATGGATAGCGTGCTGCAGGTGGTGGAGGTACGCCGCGGGTTGGAGGCCGACGTGGCCGCGTTGGCCGCGCAGCGCATGACCCCGGAGAAGGCGCGCACGATCGCCCAGGCGTTGGAACACTTGGAAGCCTGCCCGCCCCAGGGCGTCGAAGGCGTGGAGGCGGATTTGGCCTTTCACCGCAGCATAGCTCGCGCCACCGAAAACCCGCACTACGAACGCCTGCTGAGCTTCCTGGAGCAGTACCAGCGCGAAGCCATGTGCGTGACGCGCACCAACGAAGCGCTGGACAGCGGCTACATGGTTGAAGTGCGCGAAGAACACCGAGCCATCGCCGAAGCGGTGATGCGCGGCGATGTGCTCGCGGCACGTCAGGCCGCCATGCTGCACATGCACAACGCGGCGAGACGTCTGAACAACGCCGCACCTCCCATCCGCCGCGCCCTCGGGGCGCTGCTCGCTCCTTCCTCACCCGGGTCTTCCTCATGAGCAACGCTTCTTCATACACCCTCGGCGTCATTGGCCTGGGCTCCATGGGCATGGGCGCAGCGCTCTCTGCCTTGCGCCAGGGTGTGACCACCTGGGGTTGCGACCCGCGCGCCGATGCCCGCGCGGCTTTTGAACAAGCGGGCGGCCGCGCTACCGCCAGCGTGGCCGAACTGGCCAGCCACAGTGACGTGGTGCTGGTGCTGGTGGTCAACGCGGCGCAGACGGAAGACGTGTTATTCGGCGCGCAAGGCGTGGCTTCGACCCTGAAGCACGGCGGTGTGGTGGTGTGCTCGGCCACGGTCGACCCTGCCCTGCCCCCCGTGTGGGAAGAGCGCCTGCTGGCCACCGGCCACTGGCTGATCGACGGCCCGGTGTCGGGTGGTGCGAAAAAAGCCGCTGCCGGGCAGATGACGGTGATGGCCTCGGGCCAGCCCGAGGCCTTTGCCGCCGCCGGCAGCGTGCTCGAAGCTTTTGCCGGCAAGGTGTACCGCCTCGGCGACAAGGCGGGCATCGGCTCCACGGTGAAGATGGTCAACCAGCACCTGGCGGGTGTGCACATTGCCACCGCCTGCGAAGCCATGGCCCTGGGCATGCGCGCCGGCGCCGAGCCGCGCCAGCTGTACGAGGTAATCTGCAATTCCGCCGGCATGAGCTGGATGTTCGAGAACCGCGTGCCGCACATCCTCGACGGCGACTACACACCGCTGTCGGCGGTGAACATCTTCATCAAGGACCTGGGCATCGTGCTGGACGCTGCGCGCCAGCTCAAGTTTCCGCTGCCGCTGGCCGCCGCCGCGCACCAACTCTACCTCGCCACCGCGGCCATGGGCCTGGGCGCTGAAGACGACTCGGCCGTGGTGAAGTACTACGCGCAACTGGCCGGCATCGAGCTGCCGGCCCCCGCCCCCGCAGTGCAGGCTGAAGCATGATCCTCGGCGTCATTGCAGACGACTTCACCGGCGCCACCGACGTGGCCAGCATGCTGGTTCGCGCCGGCATGCAAACAGTGCAGGTGCTCGGTGTGCCTGAAGGCGGCTTGCCGCAGGCCGACGCGGTGGTAATCGCGCTCAAGACGCGCACCGTGGCCCCGGCCGATGCGGTGGCGCAAAGCCTCACGGCGCTGGCCGCCTTGCGCACAGCGGGAGCGCGGCAGATTTACTTCAAGTACTGCTCCACGTTTGATTCCACGCCGCAGGGCAACATCGGCCCGGTGACGGACGCGCTCATGGCCGCACTGGGCGCCGAGTTCACGATCGCCTGCCCAGCCTTCCCGGAAAACGGGCGCACCGTGTTTCGTGGTCACCTGTTCGTGGGTGATGTGCTGCTGAGCGATTCGGGCATGCGCAACCATCCGCTCACCCCCATGACCGACGCGAACCTGGTGCGCGTGCTGCAGGCGCAGACGACGCACCCGGTGGGCCTGCTGCGCCACGACACGCTGGATGGCGGCACGCCAGCCACGCAGGCGCGCATGGCCCAGCTGCGTGCCGACGGCGTGAAGATCGCCGTGGCCGATGCCGTGAGCAACGAGCACCTGCTCACGCTGGCCGAGGCCTGCGCCGATCTCCCCCTGCTCACCGCCGGCTCGGGCGTGGCCCTGGGCCTGCCGCCCGCCTACGCGCGGCGCGGCTGGTTCACGCCAAACGCGAACGCCGCCGATCTCGACAGCCTGCAAGGCCCCGCTGCCGTGGTGTCGGGCTCGTGCTCGGAGGCCACCAACGCGCAGGTCGCGCAGTGGCTGGCTGCTGGGCGCACTGCTTTACAGATCGACCCACTGGCGCTGCACCAGGGCCGGCAAAGCGCCGACACGGTGCTGGCCCAGGCCACGCAGGCACTGGCACAAGGCCCGGTGCTGACCTATGCCACCGCCGCGTCCGAGAGCGTGCGCGCGGTGCAGCAGGCGCTGGGCGTGCAGGCCGCCGGCGAGCTGGTTGAACACGCGCTGGCCCGCGTTGCCCAAGGCCTGGTGCAGGCCGGCGTGCGCCGCCTGGTGGTGGCCGGGGGCGAAACCTCGGGCGCTGTGGTGCAGGCGCTGGGGGTGCAGCAGTTGCGCATCGGCGCACCCATCTGCCCGGGCGTGCCCTGGACGCAGTCCACCCTGCCGGGCAACGGCGAGGCGGTGCAGCTGGCGCTTAAGTCGGGCAACTTCGGCGGCGTTGATTTCTTCGCGCAAGCGCTGCGGCAGGCGGGGGTGGTTCTGTGAGTCAGCACGGGCCCGCCGCCCAGGACGCTGTGCGGGCCGAGATCGCCCGCGTGGGCGCCAGCCTGTTCCAGCGCGGCCTGGTGCACTCCACCGCCGGCAACATCAGCGTGCGCCTCTCGGCCGAACAAGGCGGTGGTTTCCTCATCAGCCCCACTGACGCCTGCCTCGGGTTTCTCGACCCCGCACAACTGGCCTGGGTGAGTGAAGACGGCACCGCGCTGGGCGGTGCCCGCGCCAGCAAGACGCTCACCCTGCACCGCCGCATTTACGCCGCCGCGCCCGCTGCGCACTGTGTGCTGCACACCCATTCCACCCACCTGGTGGCGCTCACGCTCCAAGGTGTCTGGCGCACCACCGACATCCTGCCGCCGCTCACGCCCTACCAGCTGATGAAGGTGGGCCACGTGCCGCTGGTGCCGTACCGAGTGCCGGGCGATGCCGCTGTGGCCGACGACGTGGCCGCGCTCATCACCCACGCACCGCACCCCCTGCGCGCGGTGATGCTGGAGCGGCTGGGCCCCACCGTGTGGCACGACAGCCCGGGCAATGCCATGGCGCTGCTCGAAGAGCTCGAAGAAACCGCGCGCCTGTGGCTGATGAGCGAGCGCCGCGCCGAACCCCTGACCGATGCGCAGATCGACGTTCTGCGCACACGCTTCAACGCCCCCTGGTAAACACAAACTCGCCATGCCCCGCTTCGCCGCCAACCTGACCATGATGTACACCGAGGTGCCGTTCCTCGACCGCTTTGCCGCAGCCGCGCGCGACGGCTTCGACGCGGTGGAGTACCTCTTTCCCTACGAGCACAAACCGGGTGAGATCGCCGCGCGCCTGAAAGACCACGGCCTCACGCAGGCCCTGTTCAACCTGCCCCCGGGTGACTGGGCCGCCGGAGAACGCGGCATGGCCTGCCACCCCGGGCGCGAGGCCGAGTTCGCCGCCGCGCTGGA is a genomic window of Hydrogenophaga sp. RAC07 containing:
- the otnK gene encoding 3-oxo-tetronate kinase, with the protein product MILGVIADDFTGATDVASMLVRAGMQTVQVLGVPEGGLPQADAVVIALKTRTVAPADAVAQSLTALAALRTAGARQIYFKYCSTFDSTPQGNIGPVTDALMAALGAEFTIACPAFPENGRTVFRGHLFVGDVLLSDSGMRNHPLTPMTDANLVRVLQAQTTHPVGLLRHDTLDGGTPATQARMAQLRADGVKIAVADAVSNEHLLTLAEACADLPLLTAGSGVALGLPPAYARRGWFTPNANAADLDSLQGPAAVVSGSCSEATNAQVAQWLAAGRTALQIDPLALHQGRQSADTVLAQATQALAQGPVLTYATAASESVRAVQQALGVQAAGELVEHALARVAQGLVQAGVRRLVVAGGETSGAVVQALGVQQLRIGAPICPGVPWTQSTLPGNGEAVQLALKSGNFGGVDFFAQALRQAGVVL
- a CDS encoding FadR/GntR family transcriptional regulator produces the protein MSDALLAPERLTDKLASLLLQRIESGDLSPDERLPTEQRLAEQFGVSRTVVREAVSRLKSIGLLTSRQGSGVFVAPRHQARALAFDPLVVTSMDSVLQVVEVRRGLEADVAALAAQRMTPEKARTIAQALEHLEACPPQGVEGVEADLAFHRSIARATENPHYERLLSFLEQYQREAMCVTRTNEALDSGYMVEVREEHRAIAEAVMRGDVLAARQAAMLHMHNAARRLNNAAPPIRRALGALLAPSSPGSSS
- a CDS encoding class II aldolase/adducin family protein, with the translated sequence MSQHGPAAQDAVRAEIARVGASLFQRGLVHSTAGNISVRLSAEQGGGFLISPTDACLGFLDPAQLAWVSEDGTALGGARASKTLTLHRRIYAAAPAAHCVLHTHSTHLVALTLQGVWRTTDILPPLTPYQLMKVGHVPLVPYRVPGDAAVADDVAALITHAPHPLRAVMLERLGPTVWHDSPGNAMALLEELEETARLWLMSERRAEPLTDAQIDVLRTRFNAPW
- the ltnD gene encoding L-threonate dehydrogenase; protein product: MSNASSYTLGVIGLGSMGMGAALSALRQGVTTWGCDPRADARAAFEQAGGRATASVAELASHSDVVLVLVVNAAQTEDVLFGAQGVASTLKHGGVVVCSATVDPALPPVWEERLLATGHWLIDGPVSGGAKKAAAGQMTVMASGQPEAFAAAGSVLEAFAGKVYRLGDKAGIGSTVKMVNQHLAGVHIATACEAMALGMRAGAEPRQLYEVICNSAGMSWMFENRVPHILDGDYTPLSAVNIFIKDLGIVLDAARQLKFPLPLAAAAHQLYLATAAMGLGAEDDSAVVKYYAQLAGIELPAPAPAVQAEA